In the genome of Streptomyces sp. SAI-127, the window CCAGCCAGTCGATCGCGCGCTGCGAGGGCCCCGGGTCGAACGAGCCGGGAGCCGCCACCGAGACGCCGAGCCCTTCGATCTTCGGGGCCTGGGACTCCCAGAAGTTCAGCTGGAGATCGCGCTCGTGCTGGAGTGCCGTGTGGAACATGCACTGCGTCGACATGACCCGGCCGGAGCGGATCTCGTCCGCCGTCCGGTTGGACATCAGGGTGACCTCGTACCCGTGCGACTGGAGGCCGAGGGCGAGCTGGAGTCCGGACTGGCCGGCTCCGACGACGAGTATCTTCCGCATGCGGGTGCTGTTCTCCTACTCGGGGGTGACGTCCAGTGCGTGGCCGACCAGGGACAGAAGCGTCTCGATCACCGAGATCTTCCGCCGCGCGTCCATGATCATGACAGGTATGTGGGCGGGGATCGTCAACGCCTCCCGCACATCCTCCGGTTCGAAGCGATCACTGCCGTCGAAGTGGTTGACCGCGACGACATAGGGCATCCCACAGCCGTCGAAGTAGTCCAGCGCCGGAAAGCAGTCCTTCAACCGCCTGGTGTCCGCGAGGACCACCGCGCCGATCGCGCCCCGCACCAGGTCGTCCCACATGAACCAGAAGCGCTCCTGGCCCGGCGTGCCGAAGAGGTACAGGACCAGGTCGTCGTCGAGGGTGATGCGGCCGTAGTCCATGGCCACGGTGGTGGAGACCTTCTCCGGGGTGCCGGTGAGGTCGTCGACCTGCTCGCTGGCCTCGGTCATCAGCGCCTCCGTCTGGAGGGGCTCGATCTCCGAGACGGTGCCGACCAGGGTGGTCTTGCCGACGCCGAAGCCGCCGGCCACGACTATCTTCGTGGCGATGGGGGCCCGCGTGCGGTCCGTCTGCCAGGACTTGAGGTTGTCGTCGGTCTCGACATCGACGAACGGGGTGACGCCGTACCCGGGAGAGGCGGCGGCGTCAGAGACGACGGAGTCCACTGAGCACCCTTTCCAGCAGAGCGCGGTCGGGACGGCCCGTACCATGACCGGTACCGGTGCCGTACACACGGATCTTTCCCTGGTCCGCGAGGTCGCTGAGGAGCACGCGGACCACACCGAGCGGCATCTTCAGCAGCGCGGCGATCTCGGCCACCGTGCGCATCCGGCGGCACAGTTCGACGATGGCCCGCAGCTCCGGCATGACCGACCTCAGCGAGCCGTTGGTGAGCTCCTTGCGCTCCTCGGGGGCTTCGAGGGCCGCGGTGCTTGCCACGAACGTCTCCACGAGGAGGACGTGGCCGAAGCGGGTACGGCCGCCGGTGAGCGAGTACGGCCGCACCCGGGCGGCCTTGCGGTCGCCGCCGCGGACCGGGAGCTCGGGCCTGTTCGTCATCGGGCGCTCCCTGTCGCGTCGTTCTCCAGCGACTGACGCAGCTCGCTGCGGAGTTCGGGGGTCAGGACGTGTCCCGCGCGGCCGACGAACAGCGCCATGTGGTACGCCACGACGCTCATGTCGCAGTCGGCGGAGCCGTGCACACCGAGCAGCGAACCGTCGCTGATCGACATCACGAACAGGCTGCCGTCCTCCATCGCGATCATGGTGTGCTTGGTCGCGCCGAAGTCCATGAGCTTCGCGGCGCCGAGGGTGAGGCTGCCGATGCCGGAGACGACGGTCGCGAGGTCGGCGGACGAGCCGCGCGGGCCGGAGGGTTTCTCCACGCGGGCCTCGCGGGCCTCCGCGTTCCGCTCGGCGTCGGAGGAGAGCAGGAGCAGTCCGTCGGAGGAGACGACGGCGACGGACTGGACGCCGGGGACCTCCTCGACGAGGTTGGTCAGCAGGAAGTGGAGATTGCGTGCTTCACGACTCAGTCCGAAGGTACTGGGCGCGGTCAACTGCTTGCCTCCTCGGCTGTGCCCCCCGTGGCTTCTTCGGATGCGGTGCTGTGCGATGCCGGCAGTCTGGTCTCGCCGGTCTGTTCCTGGATCTCCGCTTCCACGTCGCGGTAGCCGGCCTCTGCCCCCCGGCGGAAGCCGCCCAGCCTGCGGCGGAGAGCGTCGGCGTCCACGGAACTGTTCCGTTGGCGGGGCGCCGGGACGGTGGGTGCGGTGATCTTGGGGGTGCGCTTGGGGAGGCCCTTGTCGGTGAGGGGCTCCTCGTCGGCGCGGGTGTGTTCCGTCGCGGCCTCGGTCTCGGCGGCCGTGGGTGCGGGTGCCGGCGGCTCCTCCGGTACGGGGTCCGGCTCCTCCGGTGCCGGTACGGGGGCCAGGAGTTCCATCGTCGTCTCGGCGGGGGACTCCGCCGCCGCGTGGCGTACGGCCTTCTCGGCCAGGTCCACCAGGGGGTCGCCACCCTGCGAACGGCCGCTCAGGACGTTGGAGTTGACCTCCGCGTCGGCGCCGGGGAGGGAGAAGGTGTGCGGCGCGCCGGTGACCGGGCCGGTGCCGGAGGCCGGTACGGCGGACGTGGGCGCGGCGGTGAGCAGGGACTTGGGGAGGACCACCACCGCGGCCACCCCGCCCTGCTTCTGCTCGCGCAGCTGCACCCGGACTCCGTGCCGGTGGGCGAGTCGGGCCACGACGTACAGGCCCAGGCCGAGTCCCTCGTCGCCTTCGTCGTACGACTCGTACGCGGCCTCGGGATCGAACTCGGCGAGGCGGGAGTTGAGGGTGGTCATCCGCTCGGCGGTCATGCCGATGCCCTCGTCCTGCACGGAGAGCATGACCTCGCCGCTCTCCAGGAGCCAGCCGGAGACCTCGACGGGCAGGTCGGGCGGGGAGAACGAGGTGGCGTTCTCCATCAGTTCGGCCAGGAGATGGGAGAGGTCGTCCGCGGCGAAGCCCGCCACATGGGCGTGCGGCGGGAGGGCGGCGATGCGGACGCGCTCGTAGCGCTCGATCTCGCTGACCGCGGCGCGGACGACGTCGACGAGCGGGACGGGCCCGGCGCTCTGCTGCACGTGTTCCGTACCGGCCAGGACGAGGAGGTTCTCGCTGTGGCGGCGCATGACCGTGGCGAAGTGGTCGAGCTTGAAGAGGGTCGCCAGGCGGTCCGGGTCCTGCTCTCGCTCCTCCAGGCTCTCGATGACGGCGAGCTGCCGCTCCACGAGGCCGAGGGTGCGCAGCGCGAGGCTGACGAAGGTGGCGCCGATGGTGGTGCGCAGCCGCTCCAACTGGGCCGCGGAGTCGGCGACTTCGGCCTTGAGCTGCTCGCGCGCGTCCGCCATCTTCTGGCGCTGGCCGACCAGGTGCTTGCGGTCGGACTCCAGGGTGTTGATCCGCTCGGCGAGCGCGACGGCGTGCGCGTGCAGGGCGTTGACGGAGCGGACGACCTGGGCGAACTCGTCGTTGCGGCCGGTGAAGGAGACCGCTTCCTCGGTGGTGGGGTCCTCGGCCCCGGCGAGCCGGGCGGAACCGCGGCGCAGCACGGAGAGGGGGCGGGTGAGGGTGCGGGCCATCGCGGTGGCGATGCCGACGGCCAGCAGCATCAGGGCGCCGAGGATCGCGACGCGCAGCTCCAGCGCGGTGACGTCGTCGTCGCGCAGCTGGGCGAGTTCCTTGACCCGGCGCTCGAAGAGCGCGGACTCGGCGCCGCGCATGAGGTCGACGCGGGCGGAGAGGGCCGCGTCGAGCTTGCCGGTGCCGGTGCCGAGTTCGCCGCCGGAGAGGGTGGGCTGGTCGGTCAGGGAGGCGAGGTACTTGTCGGCGGAGTTGACCTCGGGACCGGTGACCGTGGAGTCGTAACTCGCCTTGGCGGTGGCGGGCGCGGAGTCCTGGAAGTCGGCGAGGGCCGCGTCGGAGCGCAGCCGGGCCTGCTGGGCGGCGGCGCTGAGCGCGTCGCGCTGCTGGGCGTCGGCCTTCGAGGAGACCTTCTTGGTGTTCGTCAGGCCGGTGATCGG includes:
- a CDS encoding nitrate- and nitrite sensing domain-containing protein, which encodes MQKTRPRRTGKQTASGTGAERTPATPGAPETPVGKGRPTHVRTRLILAVAVVAAAVAGAGAPSLVTASGELHDSQDLVTFAEQTQDALDLAHSLADERDEVTSYIAAGRPRSKAPGEQSSARVDRQVEELRADTGLSTTLRGDLDDIAAVRRSALTGKSTALEAHNAYSAAITELHRLAEELAERMPSRAGSGAYSLAELDSAVQQAAATRGLLLAALSVPTTTQSVYDPITGLTNTKKVSSKADAQQRDALSAAAQQARLRSDAALADFQDSAPATAKASYDSTVTGPEVNSADKYLASLTDQPTLSGGELGTGTGKLDAALSARVDLMRGAESALFERRVKELAQLRDDDVTALELRVAILGALMLLAVGIATAMARTLTRPLSVLRRGSARLAGAEDPTTEEAVSFTGRNDEFAQVVRSVNALHAHAVALAERINTLESDRKHLVGQRQKMADAREQLKAEVADSAAQLERLRTTIGATFVSLALRTLGLVERQLAVIESLEEREQDPDRLATLFKLDHFATVMRRHSENLLVLAGTEHVQQSAGPVPLVDVVRAAVSEIERYERVRIAALPPHAHVAGFAADDLSHLLAELMENATSFSPPDLPVEVSGWLLESGEVMLSVQDEGIGMTAERMTTLNSRLAEFDPEAAYESYDEGDEGLGLGLYVVARLAHRHGVRVQLREQKQGGVAAVVVLPKSLLTAAPTSAVPASGTGPVTGAPHTFSLPGADAEVNSNVLSGRSQGGDPLVDLAEKAVRHAAAESPAETTMELLAPVPAPEEPDPVPEEPPAPAPTAAETEAATEHTRADEEPLTDKGLPKRTPKITAPTVPAPRQRNSSVDADALRRRLGGFRRGAEAGYRDVEAEIQEQTGETRLPASHSTASEEATGGTAEEASS
- a CDS encoding DUF742 domain-containing protein; the encoded protein is MTNRPELPVRGGDRKAARVRPYSLTGGRTRFGHVLLVETFVASTAALEAPEERKELTNGSLRSVMPELRAIVELCRRMRTVAEIAALLKMPLGVVRVLLSDLADQGKIRVYGTGTGHGTGRPDRALLERVLSGLRRL
- a CDS encoding roadblock/LC7 domain-containing protein — protein: MTAPSTFGLSREARNLHFLLTNLVEEVPGVQSVAVVSSDGLLLLSSDAERNAEAREARVEKPSGPRGSSADLATVVSGIGSLTLGAAKLMDFGATKHTMIAMEDGSLFVMSISDGSLLGVHGSADCDMSVVAYHMALFVGRAGHVLTPELRSELRQSLENDATGSAR
- a CDS encoding ATP/GTP-binding protein, yielding MDSVVSDAAASPGYGVTPFVDVETDDNLKSWQTDRTRAPIATKIVVAGGFGVGKTTLVGTVSEIEPLQTEALMTEASEQVDDLTGTPEKVSTTVAMDYGRITLDDDLVLYLFGTPGQERFWFMWDDLVRGAIGAVVLADTRRLKDCFPALDYFDGCGMPYVVAVNHFDGSDRFEPEDVREALTIPAHIPVMIMDARRKISVIETLLSLVGHALDVTPE